From one Bradyrhizobium sp. Ash2021 genomic stretch:
- a CDS encoding carbohydrate porin produces MPRIGRRRWALAAGVVCLFGAFNELGTKAWAQAQRSDNPATPGGSYATGDWGGVRSYLERLGVTFTLSYTNDFLANVSGGIKTGAVGIGIFQPHVDLDLQKLLGWEGDKIHIHGLVTHGPFFSSTYLGNILAVSNLEAGPVARLYALWYEHNAPDDHWSVRAGLMLADSQFLQSETASNFLNNGISWPTFLAGNLPASGPAYPLPAPGIRVRVKPRDDLQFQAAVFSGDPSGGDGSNLPGPLPTGTVFSFRGGAFVIAEASYLANQGKDAKGLPGTYRIGAWYATSSRFFDQRFDNTGLSLANPQSTGIPLKHTGDGGVYGVMDQTLYRVPGTDDQGLSAFLRAGGVPNDRNLINFYADGGLLYKGLVPGRPDDKVGVAFAHARIGDNARGLDADTGLFGNFFFPVRSSETMIEMMYQTQPKPWWTLQPELQYIIRPGGGVLNPDGKLRPNAWVIVLRSALNF; encoded by the coding sequence ATGCCGAGGATCGGCCGGCGTCGATGGGCGTTGGCGGCGGGCGTGGTTTGTTTGTTTGGCGCATTCAACGAACTAGGGACGAAAGCCTGGGCGCAAGCGCAACGGTCGGACAATCCGGCCACGCCGGGCGGGTCATACGCGACTGGTGATTGGGGCGGCGTACGGTCTTATCTAGAGCGCCTCGGCGTTACCTTCACCCTTAGCTACACCAACGATTTCCTGGCCAATGTGAGCGGCGGTATCAAGACCGGCGCAGTCGGGATCGGGATCTTCCAGCCGCATGTCGACCTCGACTTGCAAAAGCTTTTGGGGTGGGAGGGAGATAAAATCCATATCCACGGCCTCGTCACCCATGGTCCGTTCTTCAGTTCGACCTATCTCGGCAACATCCTGGCCGTGTCGAATCTCGAGGCGGGGCCGGTCGCACGGCTCTATGCGCTCTGGTACGAGCACAACGCGCCCGACGACCACTGGTCCGTCCGCGCCGGCCTGATGTTGGCAGACAGCCAGTTCTTGCAGAGCGAGACTGCATCCAATTTCCTCAACAACGGCATCAGCTGGCCGACCTTTCTCGCCGGCAACCTGCCGGCCTCGGGGCCCGCCTATCCGTTGCCCGCCCCCGGCATTCGCGTGCGTGTGAAGCCGCGCGACGATCTGCAGTTCCAGGCCGCGGTGTTCAGCGGCGATCCCAGCGGCGGCGACGGCTCCAATCTACCGGGTCCGCTTCCGACCGGGACGGTCTTCAGCTTTCGCGGCGGCGCCTTTGTCATCGCAGAGGCGAGCTACTTGGCCAATCAGGGCAAGGACGCCAAAGGACTTCCCGGCACCTACCGCATCGGGGCGTGGTACGCCACCAGCTCGCGGTTTTTCGATCAGCGCTTCGACAATACCGGCCTCTCGCTCGCAAATCCGCAGTCCACCGGCATTCCGCTCAAGCACACCGGGGACGGCGGCGTCTACGGCGTGATGGATCAGACGCTCTATCGCGTTCCCGGCACCGACGACCAAGGCCTTTCCGCATTCCTTCGCGCGGGCGGCGTTCCCAACGACCGCAACCTGATCAACTTCTACGCCGACGGCGGCCTGCTTTACAAAGGTCTGGTGCCGGGGCGTCCCGACGACAAGGTCGGCGTTGCCTTTGCCCACGCGCGCATCGGCGACAACGCGCGCGGGCTGGATGCCGATACCGGACTATTCGGTAACTTCTTTTTTCCGGTGCGCAGCAGCGAAACGATGATCGAGATGATGTATCAAACGCAACCGAAACCATGGTGGACGCTGCAACCCGAACTCCAATACATCATCCGGCCGGGTGGCGGCGTCCTTAACCCCGATGGCAAGCTCCGACCGAACGCGTGGGTCATTGTCCTTCGCTCAGCGCTGAATTTCTAG